From a single Nicotiana tomentosiformis chromosome 2, ASM39032v3, whole genome shotgun sequence genomic region:
- the LOC104114625 gene encoding polyadenylate-binding protein 7-like, translating to MAVPPTVLPATPASLYVGDLHHDVTDGQLFDSFSEFKSLASVRICRDSSTGRSLCYGYVNFISPQDAIRAIEVKNNSTLNGKVIRVCWSRRDPDARRSGKGNVFVKNLSDTIDNAKLQEMFQKFGNTLSCKVVFSEEGKSKGYGFVQFESEKSANAAIEKLNGTMVGDKQMYVGKFVRKSDRILPSPDAKYTNLYFKNLDLDISEEHLREKFSGFGKIISLVIAKDESGASKGFGFVNFDDPDDARRAMEAMNGSPIGSKTLYVARAQKKAEREQLLKRLFEERRKEQIMKYQGSNVYVKNVDDDISDNELRELFSQCGTITSAKVMQDEKGVSKGFGFVCFSTAEEAYKAVNTFHGFMLGRKPLYVAIAQRKEERQAQLQLLYAQRLAGLTGPPAMFPGGYPPFYYPAPGVVPQMPTRPGLMYQALGVRPGWRTNGFTNTTRPAFQPSPVPLIPNNSRQYRQNRGRMNGYMPASNVTSVQQSSQSVVLSNGNSQRGGQFKYVPNGRTRDMNKGSVASNAGSAAVGSVAEGSQMLSTLLASAAPEQQKQILGEHLYPLVNQHKPDLAAKITGMLLEMDNAELLLLLESPESLATKVEEAVEVLKLSKAKVSSQDSLHPSFLSAEVAVN from the exons ATGGCGGTTCCTCCGACTGTACTACCTGCAACGCCGGCATCGTTGTACGTTGGTGACCTTCACCATGACGTAACCGATGGACAGTTGTTTGATTCTTTCTCTGAGTTCAAAAGCCTTGCTTCTGTTCGCATCTGCCGTGACTCATCCACTGGCCGTTCCCTCTGTTACGGCTACGTTAACTTTATTTCTCCTCAAGACG CTATACGCGCTATTGAGGTGAAAAATAACTCCACTCTCAATGGGAAAGTTATAAGGGTTTGCTGGTCTCGTCGTGACCCTGATGCAAGAAGAAGTGGGAAAGGAAACGTGTTCGTCAAG AATTTAAGTGATACAATTGACAATGCGAAGCTTCAAGAAATGTTTCAAAAGTTTGGAAATACCTTATCTTGTAAAGTTGTCTTTTCTGAGGAAGGAAAGAGTAAAGGATATGGCTTTGTCCAGTTTGAGTCTGAAAAGTCTGCGAATGCTGCTATTGAGAAGCTTAATGGGACCATGGTTGGAGACAAGCAGAT GTATGTTGGTAAGTTTGTTAGAAAGAGTGACCGGATTTTGCCCAGCCCTGATGCTAAATACACAAATTTGTACTTCAAGAACTTGGACCTTGACATCTCAGAAGAGCATCTTAGAGAAAAATTCTCTGGGTTTGGGAAGATTATTAGCTTGGTCATTGCAAAAGATGAGAGTGGAGCTTCAAAAGGTTTTGGATTTGTGAACTTTGACGATCCCGATGATGCTAGGAGAGCAATGGAAGCTATGAATGGATCACCAATTG GCTCCAAGACCTTGTATGTAGCCCGAGCACAAAAGAAAGCAGAACGCGAACAACTTTTGAAGCGTCTGTTTGAGGAGAGAAGGAAGGAACAAATCATGAAATACCAG GGTTCAAATGTGTATGTCAAGAATGTTGACGATGATATCTCTGATAATGAGCTGCGCGAGCTGTTTAGCCAATGCGGCACAATTACTTCTGCAAAAGTTATGCAAGACGAGAAAGGTGTGAGTAAGGGCTTTGGATTTGTATGCTTCTCCACAGCAGAGGAGGCCTATAAAGCTGTGAATACTTTTCATG GATTTATGTTGGGTCGAAAGCCGTTATATGTGGCTATTGCTCAAAGAAAGGAGGAAAGACAGGCCCAACTACAGCTTCTATATGCACAACGACTTGCAGGGCTAACAGGACCTCCAGCTATGTTTCCTGGTGGATATCCTCCTTTTTACTACCCAGCCCCCGGTGTTGTTCCTCAAATGCCAACACGACCTGGGCTGATGTATCAGGCTCTTGGTGTGAGGCCAGGTTGGAGGACTAATGGGTTCACAAACACCACTAGACCTGCCTTTCAACCTTCTCCAGTTCCCTTG ATTCCTAATAATTCCCGACAATATAGGCAGAACAGGGGAAGGATGAATGGATATATGCCAGCTTCAAACGTGACCAGTGTGCAGCAATCAAGTCAATCAGTGGTGTTATCAAATGGCAATTCTCAG CGTGGCGGGCAGTTCAAATATGTGCCCAATGGCCGGACTCGTGACATGAACAAAGGATCTGTTGCATCAAATGCTGGTTCTGCTGCAGTTGGATCAGTTGCTGAGGGATCTCAAATGCTGAGTACCTTGCTTGCTTCTGCTGCTCCTGAGCAGCAGAAACAGATACTTGGAGAGCACCTTTATCCTCTTGTCAATCAACATAAG CCCGACCTTGCTGCAAAGATAACGGGAATGCTCTTGGAGATGGACAATGCAGAACTACTGTTATTGTTGGAGTCGCCGGAGTCTCTGGCAACCAAGGTGGAGGAAGCTGTTGAGGTGCTCAAGCTGTCCAAGGCTAAAGTTTCCAGCCAAGATTCACTTCATCCAAGTTTTCTTTCCGCGGAAGTTGCTGTCAACTGA